A stretch of DNA from Channa argus isolate prfri chromosome 7, Channa argus male v1.0, whole genome shotgun sequence:
CACAGTGACCAGGGATTAACCAGGGAAGGGAAATTACACCCAAAGGTGTTGGGATGGCCAACAATCACCGGGAgcagttggggttcagtgtcttgctcaagaaaaCTTCGACATGGTGGACGACAGcttctaccttcctgcaccacagtcgccccccaAGTCAGGAGTAATAACAGGAAAGTTGTGCTGAAAGTTATGCAGTTATGCTGCTGATGGGACTACTGAGAGCACAGGATAGGGACCCAAGCAGGGTCTGGTGGTAGTAggacacagacaggcagacaaaaACGAGGAGCCAGTAGGCCGCCAGGTCAGATTGGTGGACAGGCAGGTTAGTAGGCAGACTGATTATCCGGCAACAGATCAGGGTCCAAAGCTCATGTGGGAAATGGCTAAAAAGGTCAGTGTTGGTTTGCAGAGAGAAGCAATAGGGTCCTGTCAGGCAGGGAGGCAGCAGAACACACCGGTCTGTTTTAATAAGGATAGAAACCatttgctgatttttttctttaacactgCCTTTCTCTCATCAGGTTTGGGTCTAGCATTGAACTTCCAGCCGTCTCTGATAATGCTGAATCGCTATTTCAGTGAGAAACGTCCCCTAGCCAATGGCCTGGCAGCAGCTGGCAGCCCTGTGGCCCTGTGCTGTCTTTCCCCACTGGGACAGATTCTCCAGTACCAGTATGGCTGGAGGGGAGGATTTCTCATTCTGGGAGGCATCCTGCTCAATTGCTGTGCCTGTGGTGCTCTCATGAGGCCCCTGCTGCCTCCTAAGAAAACCCAGGAACTAGAAAAACTTTCTATAACTACAGAGGGGGAAAAGAAGCCCAAGCCAAAGAAGAAACTGCTGGACTTCAGTGTGTTCAAGGACAGGGGTTTTGTCATCTATACCCTTGCTGCATCTATCATGGTGCTGGGCTTGTTCGTGCCCCCTGTGTTTGTGGTCAGTTATGCTAAAACCCTTGGCTATGAGGACACAAAGTCAGCATTGCTACTCACCATCTTGGGATTGGTTGATATGTTTGCTCGACCTGCGTGTGGAGTTATAGCTGGCATGAAGTGGATACGACCCAGAACTGTGTACCTATTCAGCTTCGCTATGATCTTCAATGGGTTCACCGACCTCATAGGATCACAGGTATCAATGGATTCTAtgttacaaagaaaacacaaatgagaaCAGTTAGTTTAGAAATCTGCCTGTACACATAAAGACCAAGCCACATATGGAGGATATGTAGTTGTTTTACAGATTCCCTAGAAACCATAATGTTTTCCAGAATAATCATGAGATAATAAGAAGGGAGACTTTCTGTTTTCTAATGTGCATTAAGTAACAATAAGGCTAATATTGTTATGTGCATTGACTTCAGTTCATtagcattaaataataattaataccGCAAACAGGCTGATAGTTATAGCAAGGCAAAGTTATAATACATCACCATGTGATCATCCCCAGTTCCTCCCTCTATATATGTGTTGTCACATTCAGAAATCTCTTGCCTGTCTCCCTTTAAGGCAAAGGACTATGCAGGTCTGGTGGTCTTCTGCATGTTCTTCGGTATGTCTTATGGAATGGTGGGTGCACTACAATTCGAGGTGCTCATGGCTATCGTTGGAACAGAGAAGTTCTCCAGTGCCATTGGCCTGGTGCTGCTAATGGAAGCTATGGCTGTACTAGTGGGACCTCCTGGAGCAGGTCAgagcatgaaaaacatttttaaattagtcATGTAATACTGTAAtcatttcagatatttttatagttttacatttgcaaGATTTTTGggggtatttttaaaaaatgtattaagttcTACTAAAACAGGAAGTAATCCCTAATGGTTGACTGGTAAGTAGAAGTAGCATTACTGTCATTGTATTGAAAAGGCTCTGACCTACTATAACAAACATCGTACTAAATAGTACTCGCTGCAACAGTCATTCAATCATCACAAACTACTGgatataaaaatcaaacaactgTAAACAGTTTTTTGATAGTATGTGTTTTATGGACAGGCTGACGGTCATTGCTAAAGAGGGCATACAGGATAGGGGACACAAATCTCTTGAAGGACACCAGTGTTCCAGATAAGGGTCATGTT
This window harbors:
- the slc16a3b gene encoding monocarboxylate transporter 4, which gives rise to MGGAVVDDGPQGVKAPDGGWGWAVLTGCFVITGFSYAFPKAVSVFFKELIREFDVGYSDTAWISSILLAMLYGTGPLCSVLVNRFGCRPVMMVGGLFASLGMILASFATKIIHIYLCTGVITGLGLALNFQPSLIMLNRYFSEKRPLANGLAAAGSPVALCCLSPLGQILQYQYGWRGGFLILGGILLNCCACGALMRPLLPPKKTQELEKLSITTEGEKKPKPKKKLLDFSVFKDRGFVIYTLAASIMVLGLFVPPVFVVSYAKTLGYEDTKSALLLTILGLVDMFARPACGVIAGMKWIRPRTVYLFSFAMIFNGFTDLIGSQAKDYAGLVVFCMFFGMSYGMVGALQFEVLMAIVGTEKFSSAIGLVLLMEAMAVLVGPPGAGRLLDATHQYMHVFLLAGCEVTLSALVLALGNFFCISGKRSKDPEVAMTASEKEGLNDPVGVGEDFESEAKPKGQKNGKVSGKETGEMVVKEMGEEHEQNNETSL